The DNA region TGTTGCAGTTACTGTACCGTAGTGTTTCTTACTGACACATGACCTTTTTCTACCTCAGATTACTCCCTCAGGAACGGCCTGTTGATCTTCTTCCTGTTGGTGGTTCCTGTTCTGGTCCTTGTCATTCTGGGGCTGCTCTTCGTCTTCAGGAGAGACTCTCTGGACCCGTGCATAAAAGGAGCCAGGCGCCTCAAGTAAACATCAACTCACATTAAAAATATACTGATAGATACTTTAAAGGCAATGTTTTTGATGGAAAGATGATTAAAGCTTTCTTCTTTTTAGGTCACGTAATGCTGGAAATGCAAATCGGCAGTCAAACAGCAATGTTCAGACAAGTGTCACCACTCAGCCTCCAGTACAGGCTCCTTCACAGGGggtaaattgttgtttttataatgATCATCGCAGCAGGGGAGGCAGGGCAATGTTGGATTACAGAAGATGTACATGTGTTTTCAGCATGGCAgattttaagttgtttttcttCTAATTCCAGCCTGGACATCCAGGAGCTACCACAGTCCCGATCTCTGGGTAtgaatttttatgttttatctacCATATCGTCCTCAAACACACAAGCAAACCTGTATAACCAGTTTAACCGTATTTGGACACCATCTGTCAGTTTCAGGTATGGAGAACTGGATTATTGGAATGCAGATGAAAGCGGTGCTCCTGCAAAACCAGCAGCTCCAAAGCAAGGACCCGGAGTACCCAAACCCATCCCGCAGAAGGAGCCACCAATCTGATTCTCCTTTTATACAAAGTATCGTCAGTTGTATTGTGAATGTACGGAGTTTACCACAGCTCAACACTGTATGAAGAGACAATCTGAAAACACTGTGATAACAACAGACTCACTTTGATTTGTTGcaagcaccttttttttttttaaaggcagacTGTAATGCTGTGGTGGTGGACGAGGCTGGTGTAAATATTTATTGGaatatgtgtgttttattaGATTCCTGTTTATCACTCatcaacacatgcacataaaatatttttaaaaaatattaccaaactttttgtattttgtgttaatatgtagtaaaatattttaaaatgtttgatttcATGGATGTTAATTGTAATGAAGAAATGGATCAGGTAATAGGTTTCAAGCTCATGGGGCTCATGGGAACTGTAGTAAAGCTGCTGTTCTATCAGCGTAGCCCTTGTTTGTTTCACACTGACGTAGGTGTCAGAAATTTGCATGAAGCAGTGACTTCGCTTTTTGCTTTTGCACTGAGTTGGTTAAAGAGTTGTGGAAATTACCTTGACATTAACCTCTCCTTCCCTGCTCctctttcatgtgtgttttggcAGGGTAGACGCGTTAGGTGTGTCAGTACTTTCCCAAAATTAAGAATGAATGACGTAAACCATAGATCCTCTGTATCCTGTAGGGCAGGGATAGTCAACTTGCTTTATGCAGGGGCcatttttgcaaaatgacaggagaccAGGGGCCAGTTTATATACAAACAATAGTATTTATCAGTATATATGATAAATGAATTGCTTGTTTTCAGACTTTCTATatttgctgtcctcactcatttgaatgttttttaaatggtgaaaatatagtgtttttaaaaaataaaagcataaaagCAACAGAACACATTATATTGTGTAAAAGAAATATCTAGTGACCCCTCAGTTTTTTCCTTGGGTGTCTTAAGGGGTTCCTACACCAAGGTTGGGAACAACTGTCTTCAACAAtgcaaataattttaaataatcttgtctgcacttttgccttttttaatggtgattttttttttaaattgtaaaataattaatttgacctttttatatatctttttttgtcattactcctttctgtatcctttattttttatattctattgcTCTGTAAAGAACTTTAAATTGCCCTTTTGTATGAATCTTCCTTACTTCAATTTCtggggttttattttgaaaacatcaTGACCGGAAGTTACGTGTTCCCTTGTGTTTTGACGCGGCACAATGCGGAAGtcagctgtcatggctacaaCATCATGTAAAGAGCAGAGTTGTAAAGCGGCTCTGTGGTAGCTCATGGCAGCAGAGACAGCCGGAGGTGTCAGCGGGGCTCcggcctgtctgtgtgtcctctgcGGGCTGCCTGCTGCCGGGAAGTCCACGCTGGCCCGGAACATCGTGACAGCCGCCGCACAGCGAGGATGGAGAGCCGGGGTGGTGCCGTATGATGATCTGATCCCAGAGCAGGCTTTTCAGACCAGAGTGGAGGAGGACGGTGTCACACTGCAAGAAACtgtaaatacttttaaactagACTGGTCCCAATCTAGTAGCTACCACAAACTACCAATATCAGTTAGTAACATTAAGAATTAACACATTAAAAGTAACAATAATTGTATTATGGTACGGGACGTTGCAGCAAagtataattatttatttaagggACATTACATGAGgtgatagaggagaggaggagaaaagtactatatatatatatatatatatatatatatatatatatatataatcattattattattattattattattattatttaaggAAAAGGGCCAAAAAAATAGTGGTTGCAGCGTCTtacatgtgactttttttctggttttcGTAGCTTTTATAATATTTAACAAAGTTTTGGGGTTTGGGTCTGTTGGTCAGACACAGTATGCAATTTGAATATGACAGCtggatttattattttatttattcttatttattaatttatttttccagttttttcaaatttaaataattagtaAAAGTctagtttgtaggatttaggggaatatattggcagaaatggtatataatattcatagctatgtttttgttaccttagaatgaggcACAGAGTGGATCCCACAGAGCCCCTAAAGacccaaaatgtgattttaatgtattatttattgtttttgtcttgtgcaCAAAAGACAGTTATTTTACAGGAACAAGTTACAACCTTGAGGAAACAAATTATTATCTTGTATGCAAATTTTATGTTGTGGGGACAAGTTATTATGTAATTAATTTGTTCACATAAGATAAACGGAGGCGCAcaagatataaataaaaagcATTTCACCTTTTGGGACTTTAGGTGCTTCATAGGGATATAGACATAGATATAGACATTCGCACATTTATGCAGCcttacacgcttggcacatgaaAGAAGTTGAAGTCTTGCAAACTCACTGCTAGACAGGCCTGCTGTCAGGTgggtcaaagggtacagatgaccctGGTCCAACGCCACTGGATCAAGTGCAACAATTTACTAACTAacttaaatcactgacaatacaagttatatatctttaaatgataaataaatgtcattttatagTTAACACATTTGGATTTTACTTTGCTCTAATCATTCATTGGAGGGTATTTTCTCAGCCCAGGACACACGtgattactgtttttcaaaataagaaaacaagcTCTTAACAGTAGATACACGACAAGTAGATAGAAAATACATATGTAGGAGATATGATTAATTGAATTATATTTTCAGGAAGTATAAAAATGTATAGGGATCCCTCCATTGGATGTGGATGAGTGGCCCACTTTTGAAGATGTAGTCCCCCTGCCTGTATGTCCTAATGGCAGCCtgctgctagatgccactaaatccctcaTACTTGAACTTTAAGTACACATACACCATAAGGCACCAGAGTCCTTTTCCTCATTTAGGTTTTTAGCAAAGTGTCCACATCAGTATAGTTTCTTGCCATAACAATGTAAATTCAGTTTCATATTTCCAGCATGCACTAAAAATGTTTATATTGAGCAGATGTCTTTCTTCCTTGTTTCAGCACACTGAATGGAAGTTACACAGACAGGCAGTTCTGCGCTGCATCGAGCAGTTCTTGGAGAAACCTCAAGTTTTGGCTGAGCTGCCGAGCAGCTGTCAGATCAACAAGGCTGCATGGGAGcgatgcgttcaagctctacTGTGGCCTGAAGCTTTGAACTGCTCACAAGCTGAGCGGGCACCACTTCTCCTTCTACTGGATGACAACTTCTACTATCCAAGCATGAGATATGAAGTGTACCAACTTGCAAGAAAGTGTAAGCACTCTGCTTTCTTTTCTGTCTACAGCATAGGCCACTAACTTTATAATCTGTTCGTGAAGGACCATATGGTCTGACACACTAATctgtctgttgtgtttttagaTTCCTTGGGATTCTGCCAGGTGTATCTGCAGTGTGATTTGGAGTCCTGCATCAGACGAAACCAGAGCAGGTCTGCACCCATTCCCACTGAGGTGATAGTGGAGATGGTGAAGCGTTTGGAGTCTCCAAATCCACAGAAGAACTCGTGGGAGACAAGCAGCATTTCACTCAACACCACAGACAATTTGTCTGACCGTGATGTGTAAGGCAGCAGAATAAGCAGCTTTAACACTTACAACTGAAGTTTACAAACATAAATCATGTATTAATGTGTTCCCTCCAtctgtttctcttcctgtctggcTTGTCCTCAGCCAGAGGGTGATGGAGTTGATCTCCTCAGCACTGAGCAACCCGCTGAGTCCAGCTGAGGACAACACAGAGCAAAAGGTGTGTCGACGTAGCTCCCATCAAATCTGTTAATAGTGGACTTTAAAATAGATCTTATATCTTATGTAATATCTCATCTGTGCAGGAGGCGGACCGCCTGAAATGTGCCACCAGTGTTGTTCACCAGACTGACCAGGCCTGTCGACGCCACATATCTGAAGCCATGAAGACTGCCAGAGGTCAGCTGCGAGcttcattaaagggacagttcagattttttgaagcggggttgtgtgaggtacttatctagtctgtgtattacctacagtagatggcggtcggcacgcccccagtttggaggagcaggcaggactactggcacagaagctaagcaatgtgctgctgtggatgggggccgCAATTAAACGTGTTTTAGCTACCCTAAAAAACTCAAGTGTATGCTATatatagaatattttcaccactttacgtCACCAGCAGACAGCCGTTTCCAACAGGGAAGTAAAGCCGTtacctatgctctcttcaatGCCACCAGACTccgttgacaaaaacagtaattttaactcacagaacaccGGAGTTGCTGGTCTGCCGCTGCCTCGATTAGTTTGTCGGTGTGACactcagtcattttttttcatccaaCTTTTGTTGCACGtctaaaaacatgtttgcagaTAGAAGTTGGATGGGACTGTGTGTACCACTCTTTTACTGAGACACAAACAAGACAGAAGTGCTAATAAACAGTGTTTGACTACTGTTGATGCAcagagcagccatcttggattttgaggtgGGGTGTGGTCAATTGCACAATTCAGTTTCAGGTGGGTGTTCCAGTTGAAATGTCCAACTCAGAGATTCAAAAATTCCAACTTTACAGTGCAAATTGAACGCACCATAAACACATTCTGCTGCTGCCCCCCTTCCACAGCATTACACTGCTTAGctgctgtctgcttctccaaaccgCCATctgctgtaggtaatacacttaCTGTGGATAAAtcctcatacagccccacttgaAAACATCCGTCCCTGTCATACTACACAtttgaaattttctttgtcatttgaaGCCCAGTGTGATGCTCATTCTGTCCCTTTAACTTCAGAGAATCAGTTACTTCCTGAGCTCATGAGGTCTTTGGCCGCTCAGCTGAACGAATCCAAAGCAACGTTTCTTCACAACCTGCGGACACAGCTGCTCCAGGAAGCGTCTTTCACCCAAGACGAGGACATTGACATGGAACGTGTGGTGAAAAGAGCGATGGACGTTTTTGATCGGGACACAAAGGAAATCCTGCTGAGAatcataaatgaaaataaatgacttgaATCGACTCTTGAATTTGCACAAAGGCAGGTTTAATCACATCAAACGTCACAAGAGAAGCTGTGACactgtttaaatgtaaataaagtgtGATCTTTGTGGCACTGAGTGAAACAAAGAATGTATGAATAATGTTTTAtcttgtaataaaaaaaagaatttatttCCTCAAAACTTATTTCAAACTCGAGATACAGGGATACACTCGTCATCTACACAGTTTGCAAACATGGTGTCAGCATACAAACAATGTTCTTACAGAGAAATAAGACCCCATTGATCTCAAACTTTCACTTAATGTCCATAATGAGGTAATTACATACACAAGTCTTTACTTTCAAACgctattaaattaaaattaacatTACTTCACATTACATCTTCAGGATCTTTACAGTGTCTCGACATCTGCTACTCTACACAGAAGAAGTGGCTACGGTGAATTTAGATTTTGTGCTTCAAAACTGGTACCACAAAATGACTCGCAACAACTGATAAATATAAAATTGTTTGGGTATAAataagtaacaaaaacactatCGAAATGTTATCTAAAATAGTGACTGATTTGGCTGACACCTTTTGCATTCTACGGCGTGAGGTATAAATAAATACCACAAGAGCAAGCAGAGTTTTAATGAGTCTGGCTGGACACACATTTATGTTCTGAGCAGAAAATTAAGTCTCTTAACACCTCACTTCAGTTTCTCATTGTGAAATATGTCAAACTAAACTATCTGAGATGGAAACTATGGTGTATAATTAGACTAACAGGCCATATACAGTACAGATGGTGGACAaaattatagtttaacagctaAACTGTTAATGTCCGAAGCAGTGTCTGAATGCTCCAAAATGGCCAATAAATTAT from Epinephelus fuscoguttatus linkage group LG20, E.fuscoguttatus.final_Chr_v1 includes:
- the LOC125881135 gene encoding L-seryl-tRNA(Sec) kinase; protein product: MAAETAGGVSGAPACLCVLCGLPAAGKSTLARNIVTAAAQRGWRAGVVPYDDLIPEQAFQTRVEEDGVTLQETHTEWKLHRQAVLRCIEQFLEKPQVLAELPSSCQINKAAWERCVQALLWPEALNCSQAERAPLLLLLDDNFYYPSMRYEVYQLARKYSLGFCQVYLQCDLESCIRRNQSRSAPIPTEVIVEMVKRLESPNPQKNSWETSSISLNTTDNLSDRDVQRVMELISSALSNPLSPAEDNTEQKEADRLKCATSVVHQTDQACRRHISEAMKTARENQLLPELMRSLAAQLNESKATFLHNLRTQLLQEASFTQDEDIDMERVVKRAMDVFDRDTKEILLRIINENK